In a single window of the Zea mays cultivar B73 chromosome 5, Zm-B73-REFERENCE-NAM-5.0, whole genome shotgun sequence genome:
- the LOC100279052 gene encoding uncharacterized protein LOC100279052, with product MADWGPVVIATVLFVLLTPGLLFQLPAHGRIVGFGTMHTSGVAILVHAVLYFALITIFLIAIGVHIYAG from the coding sequence ATGGCTGACTGGGGCCCCGTGGTGATCGCGACGGTGCTGTTCGTGCTGCTCACGCCGGGCCTGCTGTTCCAGCTGCCGGCGCACGGCCGCATCGTCGGATTCGGCACCATGCACACCAGCGGCGTCGCCATCCTCGTCCACGCCGTCCTCTACTTCGCGCTCATCACCATCTTCCTCATCGCCATCGGCGTCCACATCTACGCCGGCTAG